A genomic stretch from uncultured Pseudodesulfovibrio sp. includes:
- the recA gene encoding recombinase RecA — MARKAVDPDVLRKEALGTALTTIERKFGKGSIMRMDGEASHSIPAIPTGSIGLDIALGIGGVPRGRVIEIYGPESSGKTTLALHIIAQAQKAGGNAAFIDAEHALDPGYAKRLGVSTDDLLISQPDYGEQALEIADLLVRSGALDVVVIDSVAALIPQAELEGQMGETQVGGQARLMSHALRKLTGTIHKSNCVVIFINQIRMKIGMTGYGNPETTSGGNALKFYASCRIDIRRIQTLKDKEEAYGIRARIKVVKNKVAPPFRQALVDVLYGQGISRTGELIDMGVEHGIIEKSGSWFAYGSEKLGQGKENVRQLLEDNPDMAEAIEEKLMIHLGYREEAETAGDAGE, encoded by the coding sequence ATGGCACGAAAAGCCGTTGATCCTGATGTTCTGCGCAAAGAAGCGCTTGGAACTGCCCTGACCACCATTGAACGCAAGTTCGGCAAAGGCTCGATCATGCGTATGGACGGCGAAGCGTCCCACTCCATCCCTGCTATCCCGACCGGCTCAATCGGTCTGGACATAGCGCTGGGCATAGGTGGTGTACCACGCGGTCGCGTTATAGAAATTTATGGCCCGGAATCATCGGGTAAAACCACACTGGCTCTGCACATCATTGCCCAGGCCCAGAAAGCCGGTGGCAATGCCGCGTTTATCGACGCCGAGCACGCCCTCGACCCCGGGTATGCCAAGCGACTCGGCGTCTCGACAGACGACCTGCTCATTTCTCAGCCCGACTACGGAGAACAGGCTCTTGAAATCGCGGACCTGCTCGTACGCTCCGGCGCACTTGATGTCGTGGTCATCGACTCCGTTGCCGCGCTTATTCCGCAGGCCGAGCTCGAAGGCCAGATGGGTGAAACGCAGGTGGGCGGACAGGCACGACTCATGTCCCATGCTCTCAGGAAGCTGACCGGCACCATTCACAAATCCAACTGTGTGGTCATCTTCATCAACCAGATCCGCATGAAGATCGGCATGACGGGTTACGGCAACCCCGAAACAACTTCCGGCGGAAACGCTCTCAAGTTCTACGCATCCTGCCGCATTGACATCCGCCGCATCCAGACCTTGAAAGACAAGGAAGAGGCATACGGCATCCGCGCACGCATCAAGGTGGTCAAGAACAAGGTAGCCCCCCCCTTCCGCCAGGCTTTGGTAGACGTATTGTACGGACAAGGCATCAGCCGCACAGGCGAACTTATCGACATGGGTGTGGAGCACGGCATTATCGAAAAGTCCGGTTCCTGGTTCGCTTATGGTTCAGAGAAACTCGGACAAGGTAAAGAAAACGTCCGCCAGTTACTGGAAGACAATCCTGATATGGCCGAAGCCATTGAAGAGAAACTGATGATCCATCTCGGCTATCGAGAAGAAGCCGAAACAGCCGGAGATGCCGGCGAATAA